A genomic segment from Acyrthosiphon pisum isolate AL4f chromosome A3, pea_aphid_22Mar2018_4r6ur, whole genome shotgun sequence encodes:
- the LOC100162246 gene encoding lon protease homolog, mitochondrial, which yields MLHRICQAGLKKQLMVDRRFVRCASVIISNNDRSALVQKNHTSNRLCVVSAINVPVRYRRFDNKKEDDNPEEVEESQTVRAVYDIKSNPDTSIATIQVPDELPFLPLVTIAKPPLYPRLFRIVEISDPRLIALIKRKKALNQPFIGLFMRKNIDTVPDNIVTNIDEVYSVGSLGRINEMREFGNKLHMLIQCFRRIKLTKPLFEDQDIDKITSDLTKRNKKQSRNKGSSSTPEIEPITETEKFQEQVLMIEVENLKDEPYDKTMEIKALSQEIIKTIQSIISINPIYKEILHPMLQHGNVSDDPSYLSDIAAAIADCETHEYQEILEEINVPKRLLLALGCVKKLLELSEIQIKISKEVDEKVKQQHRKFILQEQLKVIKKELGLEKDDKDSIVEKFRDRIKDKQVPIKVMEVIEEELTKLSFLEQHSSEFNVTRNYLDWLTQLPWGTTSDENFDLKRATTILDEDHYGMEEVKKRILEFIAVSKLKGSTHGKILCFHGPPGVGKTSIAKSIARALNREYFRFSVGGMTDVAEIKGHRRTYVGAMPGKMIQCLKKTSTENPLVLIDEVDKIGRGHQGDPSSALLEMLDPEQNANFLDHYLDVSVDLSKVLFICAANVINTIPEPLRDRMELIDVSGYVAEEKMAIAKQYLIPQGLKSTGLKKEQIEIADDSLSTLIKSYCRESGVRNLQKHVEKMLRKVALKIVEGESEKIIISSDKLYDFVGNPIFTKNRMYEDPMPGVVMGLAWTAMGGALMYIETEWTKDPATITDKDKAVGNIILTGRLGETMQESAKTAYTVAKRFLSELDPQNQSLLTGNVHLHVPEGATPKDGPSAGCTIVTALLSLALNIPIRNNVAMTGEISLKGKVMPVGGIKEKTIAAKRENVNCLILPDENKKDFNELPKFITDGIEVHFVSYYKDIFKIVFENK from the exons ATGTTGCATCGTATCTGCCAAGCTGGTTTGAAAAAGCAGCTTATGGTTGATCGTCGATTTGTTCGATGTGCTAGTGTGATAATTTCGAACAATGATAGATCAGCATTGGTTCAGAAAAACCATACATCTAATCGCCTTTGTGTGGTTTCGGCTATTAATGTTCCGGTACGTTATAGAAGGTTTGACAATAAAAAAGAAGATGATAATCCAGAAGAAGTAGAAGAATCTCAAACTGTAAGAGctgtttatgatattaaatcCAACCCTGATACTTCAATTGCGACTATTCAAGTACCAGATGAATTGCCATTCCTACCGTTAGTTACAATAGCAAAACCACCTTTATATCCTAGATTGTTTAGAATTGTTGAG ATCAGTGATCCTAGATTGATTGCATtgatcaaaagaaaaaaagctttaaatCAACCTTTTATTGGTCTTTTTATGAGAAAAAACATTGATAC agttccagataatatagttacaaatatTGATGAAGTATATAGTGTTGGGTCACTTGGTAGAATAAATGAAATGCGAGAATTtggaaataaattacatatgcTCATACAATGTTTTAGGCGTATAAAGCTGACCAAGCCACTTTTTGAAGACCAAGATATAGATAAAA ttacaaGTGATTTGACCAAGCGTAATAAAAAACAATCTCGTAATAAGGGATCTTCAAGCACACCTGAAATAGAGCCAATTACTGAAACAGAAAAATTTCAGGAACAAGTGCTTATGATTGAAGTAGAAAATCTAAAAGATGAACCTTATGATAAAACAATGGAGATTAAA GCATTATCTCAAGAAATAATCAAAACTATTCAATCAATTATTAGCATAAATCcaatatataaagaaatattacatCCAATGTTGCAACATGGCAATGTATCAGATGATCCTTCATATTTATCTGACATTGCAGCTGCCATAGCTGATTGTGAGACTCACGAATATCAAGAAATTTTAGAAGAAATTAAT GTTCCCAAACGTCTTTTACTTGCGCTTGGTTgtgtaaaaaaacttttagaaCTTAgcgaaattcaaataaaaattagtaaagaAGTCGATGAAAAAGTTAAACAACAGCATCGTaaatttattcttcaagaacaactcaaagtaattaaaaaagagCTTGGTCTTGAGAAAGATGATAAAGATTCAATTGTGGAAAAGTTCAGAGATAGAATAAAA GACAAACAAGTACCAATTAAAGTTATGGAGGTTATTGAAGAAGAATTAACTAAACTATCATTTCTGGAACAGCATTCATCAGAATTTAA tgttaCGAGAAATTACCTTGATTGGTTAACACAATTACCATGGGGTACAACAAGTGatgaaaattttgatttaaaaagggCTACAACTATTTTAGACGAAGATCATTATGGAATGGAAGAAGTAAAAAAACGAATTCTAGAGTTTATTGCAGTAAGCAAATTAAAAGGTTCAACTCATGGTAAAATTCTTTGTTTCCATGGACCACCAGGTGTTGGAAAAACAAGTATAGCAAAATCAATTGCAAGAGCCTTAAATCGagaa tactttaGATTTAGTGTTGGAGGTATGACTGATGTGGCTGAGATAAAAGGTCATCGTAGGACATATGTAGGTGCCATGCCAGGTAAAATGATTCAATGTCTGAAAAAAACTTCAACTGAAAATCCATTAGTATTAATTGATGAAGTTGATAAAATTGGGAG GGGACATCAGGGTGATCCTTCATCTGCACTATTAGAAATGCTTGATCCCGAACAAAATGCTAATTTCTTAGACCATTATTTGGATGTGTCAGTCGACTTATCTAAAGTTCTATTTATTTGTGCTGCTAATGTAATCAACACAATTCCAGAACCACTTAGGGATCGTATGGAACTTATAGACGTGTCTGGATATGTAGCGGAAGAAAAAATGGCTATTGCAAAACAATACTTAATTCCTCAAGGGCTTAAGTCTACTGGCCTGAAAAAAGAACaa ataGAAATTGCTGATGATAGTCTATCTACTcttattaaatcatattgtcGTGAAAGTGGTGTACGTAACCTTCAAAAACATGTTGaaaag ATGTTACGAAAAGTTGCATTGAAAATAGTTGAAGGTGaatcggaaaaaataattattagcagtgataaattatatgattttgttGGTAATcctatatttacaaaaaatcgaATGTATGAAGATCCAATGCCTGGAGTTGTTATGGGATTGGCTTGGACTGCAATGG gtGGGGCTTTGATGTATATTGAAACTGAGTGGACAAAAGATCCGGCGACAATTACAGATAAGGATAAAGCTGTTGGAAACATTATATTAACTGGTCGCTTAGGTGAAACTATGCAAGAATCAGCAAAAACTGCATATACTGTGGCAAAACGATTTTTAAGTGAACTTGATCCACAAAACCAATCACTGTTGACTGGAAACGTACATCTACATGTTCCTGAA ggTGCTACACCTAAAGATGGACCCAGTGCTGGATGTACAATTGTTACTGCTTTGTTATCATTGGCTTTAAACATTCCTATTCGCAATAATGTGGCTATGACTGGAGAGATCTCTCTCAAAGGAAAAGTTATGCCAGTAGGAGGTATCAAAGAAAAAACAATTGCT gccaAAAGAGAAAATGTTAATTGTTTGATACTGCCTGACGAAAATAAAAAAGACTTTAATGAACTTCCAAAGTTTATAACTGATGGGATTGAAGTGCATTTTGTTTCATActataaagacatttttaaaatagtctttgaaaacaaataa